Proteins encoded within one genomic window of Acidobacteriota bacterium:
- a CDS encoding succinate dehydrogenase cytochrome b subunit, with translation MPSRPSFFSSSVGSKILIGLTGLLLFGFLLSHLAGNLTLLGGPTAFNAYTEKMASFGPLLWVAEAGLVAIFLVHVVKTMLNYRRNAAARPAAYREKRWAGHTSRKSWASTSMAITGLVILVFVISHVKMFKFGAWYVDAATGGRDLFRLVAEIFSNPVYVVAYVLTMGLIGLHLSHGLSSAVQSLGLSNQRIGRGLVLGGRVLAAILAGGFAMLPIYMYLAHQVAQ, from the coding sequence ATGCCCAGTCGTCCGTCATTCTTCTCGTCCTCGGTCGGGTCCAAGATCCTGATCGGCCTCACGGGACTCCTGCTCTTCGGCTTCCTCCTCTCGCACCTGGCCGGCAACCTCACGCTCCTCGGCGGCCCAACGGCCTTCAACGCCTACACGGAGAAGATGGCGTCGTTCGGACCGCTTCTGTGGGTGGCCGAGGCGGGATTGGTCGCGATCTTCCTCGTGCACGTCGTCAAGACGATGCTGAACTACCGGCGCAACGCGGCGGCACGACCGGCGGCCTATCGGGAGAAGCGGTGGGCCGGCCACACCAGTCGCAAGTCGTGGGCCTCGACGTCGATGGCCATCACCGGTCTGGTCATCCTCGTGTTCGTGATCTCGCACGTGAAGATGTTCAAGTTCGGCGCGTGGTACGTGGATGCGGCCACGGGTGGGCGCGACCTGTTCCGCCTGGTGGCCGAGATCTTCAGCAATCCGGTCTACGTGGTGGCCTACGTGCTCACGATGGGCCTCATCGGGCTGCACCTCAGTCACGGCCTCTCGAGCGCCGTGCAGTCGCTCGGGCTCTCCAACCAGCGGATCGGCCGCGGCCTGGTCCTTGGCGGCCGCGTGCTGGCCGCCATCCTCGCCGGCGGCTTCGCGATGCTGCCGATCTACATGTACCTCGCTCACCAGGTGGCGCAGTGA
- the sucC gene encoding ADP-forming succinate--CoA ligase subunit beta: protein MKIHEYQAKAILARHGVPVPRGEVAFSAEEAGAIARRLGGGVTVVKAQIHAGGRGKGGGVKVVKDAAAAEEAATRMIGMTLVTHQTGPEGRTVERLLVEEGVKIAKELYLGLLVDRAAGCPVLMASSEGGMDIEEVAEKNPDAIKKVAISPITGLTAFQARQLAFGIGLAPEHVNKAVKVMQQVYDTFVATDASLIEINPLIVTEGGDVIALDAKVTFDDNALYRHPEFRDLRDLAEEDPLEIEASKFSLNYIRLDGTIGCMVNGAGLAMATMDIIKLAGGQPANFLDVGGGANAEQIKNAFRILMSDANVKAVLINIFGGILRCDVLAAGVIAAVTELGVPVPIVIRMEGTNVEQGKAMLRESGLNFSTADTMGEAADTVVALSR, encoded by the coding sequence GTGAAGATTCACGAGTATCAGGCAAAGGCCATCCTGGCCCGGCACGGCGTGCCGGTGCCGCGCGGGGAAGTCGCGTTCTCGGCCGAAGAGGCCGGCGCCATCGCCCGGCGCCTCGGCGGCGGTGTGACGGTCGTCAAGGCGCAGATTCATGCCGGCGGACGCGGCAAGGGCGGCGGCGTCAAGGTCGTCAAGGATGCGGCGGCCGCCGAAGAAGCGGCGACGCGCATGATTGGCATGACGCTGGTCACGCACCAGACGGGACCCGAAGGCCGGACCGTCGAGCGTCTCCTCGTCGAAGAAGGCGTGAAGATCGCCAAGGAACTGTACCTCGGTCTGCTCGTGGATCGCGCGGCGGGATGTCCCGTGCTGATGGCGAGCAGCGAAGGCGGCATGGACATCGAGGAGGTCGCGGAGAAGAACCCCGATGCGATCAAGAAGGTGGCCATCAGCCCCATCACCGGCCTCACGGCGTTCCAGGCACGACAACTCGCGTTCGGCATCGGCCTCGCGCCCGAGCACGTCAACAAGGCCGTGAAAGTGATGCAGCAGGTGTACGACACGTTTGTCGCGACCGATGCATCGCTCATCGAGATCAACCCGCTCATCGTCACCGAGGGCGGCGACGTCATCGCGCTCGACGCGAAGGTCACCTTCGACGACAACGCGCTGTATCGTCATCCCGAGTTCCGCGACCTGCGCGACCTGGCCGAGGAAGATCCGCTCGAGATCGAGGCCAGCAAGTTCTCGCTGAACTACATCCGCCTCGACGGCACGATCGGCTGCATGGTCAACGGCGCCGGTCTTGCGATGGCTACCATGGACATCATCAAGCTGGCGGGCGGGCAGCCGGCCAACTTCCTCGACGTGGGTGGCGGCGCCAACGCGGAGCAGATCAAGAACGCCTTCCGCATCCTGATGTCGGACGCCAACGTGAAGGCCGTGCTCATCAACATCTTCGGCGGGATCCTGCGGTGCGACGTGCTGGCCGCCGGCGTCATCGCCGCCGTCACGGAACTCGGCGTCCCCGTGCCGATCGTCATCCGGATGGAAGGCACCAACGTGGAGCAGGGCAAGGCCATGCTGCGCGAGAGCGGACTCAACTTCTCGACGGCCGACACGATGGGCGAGGCGGCCGACACCGTCGTCGCCCTCTCGCGCTAA
- the sucD gene encoding succinate--CoA ligase subunit alpha, whose product MAVLIDKSTRLIVQGLTGREGTFHAKAAAAYGTNVVGGVTPGKGGTEHEGFPVFNTVADAVAKTGANASVIFVPPPFAADAIMEGADAGLDLIVCITEGIPVLDTMKALHFMKGRTSRLIGPNCPGLITAGQAKAGIIPGHICPEGRVGIVSKSGTLTYEAIHQLSKLGLGQTTCIGIGGDPLIGTSFIDALELFAGDDQTEAVVMIGEIGGSAEQEAAAWIQANFKKPVVGFIAGQTAPPGRRMGHAGAIISGGKGTADEKMAALAAAGVTVVKSPADIGAAIASRL is encoded by the coding sequence ATGGCTGTACTGATCGACAAGTCCACCCGTCTCATCGTCCAGGGGCTGACAGGGCGCGAAGGCACCTTTCACGCCAAGGCCGCCGCCGCCTACGGCACCAACGTCGTCGGTGGCGTGACGCCCGGCAAGGGCGGCACCGAGCACGAAGGGTTCCCCGTGTTCAACACCGTGGCCGACGCCGTCGCGAAGACCGGCGCGAACGCCTCGGTGATCTTCGTGCCGCCGCCGTTTGCGGCCGACGCGATCATGGAAGGCGCCGATGCGGGCCTCGACCTGATCGTGTGCATCACCGAAGGCATCCCGGTGCTCGACACGATGAAGGCGCTGCACTTCATGAAGGGCCGCACGAGCCGCCTCATCGGTCCGAACTGCCCGGGCCTCATCACGGCGGGGCAGGCCAAGGCCGGCATCATCCCCGGGCACATCTGTCCGGAAGGCCGCGTCGGGATCGTGTCCAAGAGCGGCACGCTCACCTACGAGGCGATTCACCAGCTCTCCAAGCTGGGACTGGGCCAGACCACCTGCATCGGCATCGGCGGCGATCCACTCATCGGGACGTCGTTCATCGACGCGCTGGAGCTGTTTGCCGGCGACGACCAGACCGAGGCCGTCGTGATGATCGGCGAAATCGGCGGGTCGGCCGAGCAGGAAGCCGCCGCCTGGATCCAGGCCAACTTCAAGAAGCCCGTGGTCGGCTTCATCGCCGGACAGACGGCGCCTCCGGGGCGCCGCATGGGTCACGCGGGCGCCATCATCTCGGGCGGCAAGGGCACGGCAGACGAGAAGATGGCGGCGCTGGCCGCCGCCGGCGTCACCGTGGTGAAGAGCCCCGCCGATATCGGCGCCGCGATCGCCAGCCGGTTGTAA
- a CDS encoding 2-oxoacid:acceptor oxidoreductase subunit alpha translates to MTSSDLPDVPAGVQMPARVNDFSIQVATVNGSGSQTANMVLLRSIFQMGVPVSGKNLFPSNIAGLPTWYTIRANAHGYIARKKEIDFLVAMNPETAREDVLSLEPGCAVVYDEALKLDQVRNDLTFFPVPFDKIVADVCPDARLRRLVRNMIYDGVLARLLSIDLAEMDAALTRMLKKKARALTLNQAALQAGFAYAEAHFAERPVPLRVERMAATKGLILMDGNQAAALGCLMAGVTVVSWYPITPSSSLCETLIDYLRKYRMDPETGQATFAVVQAEDEIAALGMVVGASWAGARSMTSTSGPGISLMAEFTGLAYYAELPAVIFDVQRVGPSTGLPTRTAQGDIAFAAGLSHGDTRHILLLPASVSECYQMGMQAFDLAERFQTPVFVMSDLDLGMNTWMSEPFPYPDADVDRGKVLTPETLQAIGEWGRYKDVDGDGIPYRTLPGQFGPSFFTRGSGHNAKAQYSERTDDYTDNVDRLLRKFDTARTAVPAPELDAGAGARVGLIAYGTSHWAVTESRDQLRDQLHLDTSYLRLRAYPFTADLGAFIDAHDRVYVIEQNRDAQMLGLMRLELSGEQIAKLRSVRHYNGLPIDARSITDEIRAQEAREALPPETSPEDAIVGAEEAV, encoded by the coding sequence ATGACTTCCTCCGACCTGCCGGACGTCCCGGCAGGTGTCCAGATGCCCGCGCGGGTCAACGATTTCAGCATCCAGGTCGCCACGGTCAACGGATCAGGTAGCCAGACCGCCAACATGGTGCTGCTCCGCTCCATCTTCCAGATGGGCGTGCCGGTGTCCGGCAAGAATCTCTTCCCCTCCAACATCGCCGGCCTGCCGACCTGGTACACCATCAGGGCGAACGCGCACGGGTACATCGCGCGCAAGAAGGAGATCGATTTCCTCGTCGCGATGAACCCCGAAACGGCACGCGAGGACGTGCTGTCGCTCGAGCCCGGCTGCGCGGTGGTGTACGACGAGGCGCTGAAGCTCGACCAGGTGCGCAACGACCTGACGTTCTTCCCGGTGCCGTTCGACAAGATCGTCGCCGACGTGTGTCCCGACGCGCGCCTGCGCCGTCTCGTGCGCAACATGATCTACGACGGCGTGCTGGCGCGCCTGTTGTCGATCGATCTCGCCGAGATGGACGCCGCGCTCACGCGGATGCTGAAGAAGAAGGCGCGGGCGCTGACGCTCAATCAGGCGGCGCTCCAGGCCGGCTTCGCATACGCCGAGGCGCACTTCGCGGAACGCCCCGTGCCCCTGCGTGTGGAGCGCATGGCCGCGACCAAGGGGTTGATCCTGATGGACGGCAACCAGGCGGCCGCCCTCGGCTGCCTGATGGCCGGCGTGACGGTGGTGTCGTGGTATCCGATCACGCCGTCCTCGTCGTTGTGCGAGACGCTCATCGACTACCTGCGCAAGTACCGCATGGACCCCGAGACGGGGCAGGCCACGTTCGCCGTGGTGCAGGCCGAAGACGAGATCGCCGCGCTCGGCATGGTCGTGGGCGCCTCGTGGGCTGGTGCGCGCTCGATGACGTCGACGTCGGGCCCGGGCATTTCGCTGATGGCGGAGTTCACGGGCCTTGCGTACTACGCCGAACTGCCGGCGGTGATCTTCGACGTCCAACGTGTCGGGCCGTCGACGGGACTGCCCACCCGCACGGCCCAGGGCGACATCGCGTTTGCCGCCGGCCTCTCGCACGGCGACACGCGTCACATCCTGCTGCTGCCGGCATCGGTCAGTGAGTGCTATCAGATGGGCATGCAGGCCTTCGATCTCGCCGAGCGCTTCCAGACGCCCGTCTTCGTGATGAGCGACCTCGATCTCGGCATGAACACCTGGATGTCAGAGCCCTTCCCGTATCCGGACGCCGATGTCGATCGTGGCAAGGTGCTCACGCCGGAGACGCTGCAGGCCATCGGCGAATGGGGCCGCTACAAGGACGTCGACGGCGACGGCATTCCGTATCGCACGCTCCCGGGGCAGTTCGGCCCGTCGTTCTTCACGCGCGGGTCGGGTCACAACGCCAAGGCCCAGTACAGCGAGCGGACCGACGACTACACCGACAACGTGGATCGCCTGCTGCGCAAGTTCGACACCGCGCGCACGGCGGTTCCGGCACCGGAGCTCGACGCCGGCGCCGGCGCGCGCGTCGGCCTCATCGCGTACGGCACGTCGCACTGGGCGGTGACCGAGAGCCGCGATCAGCTGCGCGACCAGCTGCACCTCGACACGTCGTACCTGCGGCTGCGCGCGTATCCCTTCACCGCGGACCTCGGCGCGTTCATCGATGCGCACGACAGGGTCTACGTGATCGAGCAGAATCGCGATGCGCAGATGCTCGGGCTGATGCGCCTCGAGCTCTCGGGCGAGCAGATCGCCAAGCTGCGGAGCGTACGTCACTACAACGGGCTGCCGATCGACGCCCGCTCCATCACCGACGAGATCCGCGCGCAGGAAGCGCGCGAGGCCCTGCCGCCCGAGACGTCGCCCGAAGACGCCATCGTCGGGGCAGAGGAGGCCGTCTAG
- a CDS encoding 2-oxoacid:ferredoxin oxidoreductase subunit beta produces MSTPAVPPPKKVNRINLEPAAYRGAKTTLCAGCGHNAISERIIDAFYEMGVEPTRVLKLSGIGCSSKSPAYFLSPAHGFNSVHGRMPSVATGALLANRTMLGIGVSGDGDTGAIGIGQFVHLMRRNLPLIYVVEDNGCYGLTKGQFSPTADLGSTLKNGVVNDLPPIDICALAIELGATFVARSFSGDKKQLLAILKAAIAHRGTCMIDVISPCVTFNDHEGSTKSYAYAKDHDEPVHEISFVPFFEDISVDYEEGSATPVRMHDGSTLVLRKLEASYDTTDKLEAIRTLHETVRRGEFATGIIYLQPDSTDFVSMLNLVDEPLATLPQARTRPPRAVLDEIMERHR; encoded by the coding sequence GTGTCCACGCCAGCCGTTCCGCCGCCGAAGAAGGTCAATCGCATCAACCTCGAACCCGCCGCCTACCGCGGCGCGAAGACGACGCTGTGCGCCGGGTGCGGGCACAACGCGATCAGCGAACGCATCATCGACGCGTTCTACGAGATGGGCGTCGAGCCCACGCGCGTGCTCAAGCTCTCGGGTATCGGCTGCTCGAGCAAGAGCCCCGCGTACTTCCTGAGCCCCGCGCACGGCTTCAACTCCGTACACGGCCGCATGCCGTCGGTGGCCACGGGCGCGCTCCTGGCCAACAGGACGATGCTGGGGATTGGCGTGAGTGGCGATGGCGACACGGGGGCGATCGGCATCGGCCAGTTCGTCCACCTGATGCGCCGCAACCTGCCGCTCATCTACGTGGTGGAGGACAACGGCTGCTACGGCCTCACGAAGGGCCAGTTCTCGCCGACGGCCGACCTCGGGAGCACGCTCAAGAACGGCGTGGTCAACGACCTGCCGCCCATCGACATCTGCGCGCTGGCCATCGAACTCGGCGCCACGTTCGTGGCGCGCTCGTTCTCCGGCGACAAGAAGCAGTTGCTCGCGATCCTGAAGGCCGCCATCGCTCACAGGGGCACCTGCATGATCGACGTCATCTCGCCGTGCGTCACGTTCAACGACCACGAAGGATCGACCAAGAGCTACGCGTACGCGAAGGACCACGACGAACCCGTCCACGAGATCAGCTTCGTGCCGTTCTTCGAGGACATCTCGGTGGACTACGAAGAGGGAAGCGCCACACCGGTGCGGATGCACGACGGGTCCACGCTCGTACTGCGCAAGCTCGAAGCCTCGTACGACACCACCGACAAGCTGGAAGCGATTCGCACGCTGCACGAGACGGTGCGGCGCGGCGAGTTCGCCACCGGCATCATCTACCTCCAACCCGATTCGACGGACTTCGTCTCGATGCTGAACCTCGTCGACGAGCCGCTGGCCACGCTGCCGCAGGCGCGTACGCGCCCGCCTCGCGCCGTGCTCGACGAGATCATGGAGCGGCACAGATAA
- the ndk gene encoding nucleoside-diphosphate kinase, with protein MERTFAIIKPDAVKAGVIGRILARIEQEGFGIVAMRLQHLSKREAEGFYAVHSERPFFGALTDFMSSGPCVLLCLEAPDAIKKWRTLMGATNPANADEGTLRKEFGASIDNNATHGSDAPETAAFELGYFFRGIEL; from the coding sequence ATGGAACGTACATTCGCGATCATCAAACCCGACGCCGTGAAGGCTGGCGTCATCGGCCGTATCCTCGCCCGCATCGAGCAGGAGGGCTTCGGCATCGTTGCAATGCGGCTGCAGCACCTCTCGAAGCGTGAAGCCGAAGGCTTCTACGCGGTTCACAGCGAGCGGCCGTTCTTCGGCGCGCTCACCGACTTCATGTCGTCGGGCCCGTGCGTCCTGCTGTGCCTCGAAGCGCCAGACGCGATCAAGAAGTGGCGCACGCTGATGGGGGCCACCAACCCGGCCAACGCCGACGAAGGCACGCTGCGCAAGGAGTTCGGCGCGTCGATCGACAACAACGCGACGCACGGCTCGGACGCACCCGAGACGGCGGCGTTCGAACTGGGCTACTTCTTCCGCGGCATCGAACTGTAA
- a CDS encoding dCTP deaminase, whose translation MAIKADKWIRRMALEHGMIEPFEDRQVRDGVVSYGLSSYGYDIRVADEFKVFTNINNTVIDPKHFDPRSFVDIKTDVCIVPPNSFALARTIEYFRIPRDILTVCLGKSTYARCGIIVNVTPFEPEWEGYVTLEISNTTPLPARIYANEGIAQVLFFQGDEPCEVSYADKKGKYLKQVGVTLPRL comes from the coding sequence ATGGCCATCAAAGCTGACAAGTGGATTCGCCGCATGGCGCTCGAGCACGGCATGATCGAGCCGTTCGAGGACCGCCAGGTGCGCGACGGCGTCGTGTCGTACGGGTTGTCGTCGTACGGCTACGACATCCGCGTGGCCGACGAGTTCAAGGTCTTCACCAACATCAACAACACGGTGATCGACCCGAAGCACTTCGACCCCCGCAGCTTCGTGGACATCAAGACCGATGTCTGCATCGTGCCGCCGAATTCGTTCGCGCTCGCGCGCACCATCGAGTACTTCCGCATCCCGCGCGACATCCTCACGGTCTGCCTCGGCAAATCCACCTACGCGCGCTGCGGCATCATCGTCAACGTCACGCCTTTCGAGCCGGAGTGGGAAGGCTACGTGACGCTCGAGATCAGCAACACCACGCCGCTGCCCGCGCGCATCTACGCCAACGAAGGCATCGCGCAGGTGCTCTTCTTCCAGGGCGACGAGCCGTGCGAGGTCTCGTACGCCGACAAGAAGGGCAAGTACCTGAAGCAGGTCGGCGTCACCCTGCCCAGGCTCTGA
- a CDS encoding cystathionine beta-synthase, whose product MLLDSILDAIGRTPLIRLNRLGAQLECNLYAKCEFLNPGGSVKDRIGLAMVNAAERDGRIKPGDTLIEPTSGNTGIGIALAGAVRGYRVIITMPEKMSREKQVILEALGAEIIRTPTEAAFDSPESHINVARRLQSQLPNAHILDQYANPANPQVHYDTTAQEILDDLDGKVDMVVIAAGTGGTITGVARRLKDVRPDCRVIGADPVGSILGGGTDVSTYKVEGIGYDFIPDVLDRALVDEWVKTSDQPSFLLARRLIREEGLLVGGSSGAAMYAALQKAGSLTKGQNCVVLLADGVRNYMTKFVDDKWMRDNGFFQTRTIDARVGDICAGTRPPLVVAEDTQTLGQVVEVMRTRGISQLPVTSGGVLVGMVSEADVMAFIESGEGTAHALVSKVMNRYVPVVGPQTPISTLEETLRKSAAVVVVDEARHPTSILTRIDLLHFLLDREHTAPA is encoded by the coding sequence ATGCTTCTCGACTCCATCCTCGACGCCATTGGTCGCACGCCCCTCATCAGGCTGAACCGCCTCGGGGCGCAGCTCGAATGCAACCTGTACGCGAAGTGCGAGTTCCTCAACCCAGGAGGGTCCGTGAAGGACCGGATCGGGCTGGCGATGGTCAACGCCGCCGAGCGGGACGGACGCATCAAGCCCGGCGACACGTTGATCGAGCCGACCAGCGGGAACACGGGCATCGGCATCGCGCTGGCTGGAGCGGTGCGCGGCTACCGGGTGATCATCACCATGCCGGAGAAGATGAGTCGCGAGAAGCAGGTCATCCTCGAAGCGCTCGGCGCCGAGATCATCCGCACGCCGACAGAAGCCGCCTTCGACTCGCCCGAGAGCCACATCAACGTCGCGCGGCGCCTCCAGTCGCAGCTGCCCAACGCCCACATCCTCGACCAGTACGCCAATCCCGCCAATCCCCAGGTGCACTACGACACGACGGCGCAGGAGATCCTCGACGACCTCGACGGCAAGGTCGACATGGTGGTGATCGCCGCGGGCACGGGGGGAACAATCACTGGCGTGGCGCGCCGGTTGAAGGACGTGCGACCGGACTGCCGCGTGATCGGCGCCGATCCCGTCGGCTCGATCCTGGGCGGCGGCACGGACGTCTCCACGTACAAAGTGGAAGGCATCGGTTACGACTTCATCCCGGACGTGCTCGACAGGGCGCTCGTCGACGAGTGGGTGAAGACGTCGGACCAGCCATCGTTCCTGCTGGCCCGTCGCCTGATCCGCGAGGAAGGCCTGCTGGTGGGCGGGTCGAGCGGCGCGGCGATGTATGCCGCGCTGCAGAAGGCCGGTTCGCTCACCAAGGGCCAGAACTGCGTGGTGCTGCTCGCCGACGGCGTGCGCAACTACATGACCAAGTTCGTGGACGACAAGTGGATGCGCGACAACGGGTTCTTCCAGACGCGCACGATCGACGCGCGCGTGGGCGACATCTGCGCCGGCACACGGCCGCCGCTCGTCGTGGCCGAAGACACGCAGACGCTCGGTCAGGTCGTCGAGGTGATGCGCACCCGCGGCATCTCGCAACTGCCCGTCACGTCTGGCGGCGTGCTGGTGGGCATGGTGTCGGAGGCCGACGTGATGGCGTTCATCGAGTCGGGCGAAGGCACGGCCCACGCCCTGGTCTCCAAGGTCATGAACCGCTACGTGCCCGTGGTCGGTCCGCAGACGCCCATTTCCACGCTCGAAGAAACGCTGCGCAAGAGTGCGGCGGTGGTCGTGGTGGACGAGGCACGCCACCCTACGTCGATCCTCACGCGGATCGACCTGCTCCACTTCCTGCTCGACCGCGAGCACACCGCGCCGGCGTAG
- a CDS encoding DUF2959 domain-containing protein → MLLLAPVALAGCDSLYYRAMKKVGFEKRDILVKRVKDARASQVKAQEEFTTALERLKEIVDVDGGDLEKTYERLNKELERSESRAKDVRERIAAVRDVSKDLFKEWQGELGKYADRALRAESERELRDTRQRTDALIASMERVETRIDPVLVPLRDRVLFLKHNLNARALGSLTKELTAISGNVDALVADMQRAIADADAYLKTMEPSS, encoded by the coding sequence ATGCTCCTGCTGGCACCAGTGGCGCTGGCCGGCTGCGACAGCCTGTACTACCGCGCGATGAAGAAGGTGGGGTTCGAGAAGCGCGACATCCTCGTCAAGCGCGTGAAGGACGCGCGGGCGTCGCAGGTGAAGGCGCAGGAGGAGTTCACGACCGCGCTCGAGCGACTGAAGGAAATCGTCGACGTCGACGGCGGCGATCTCGAGAAGACGTACGAGCGGCTGAACAAGGAACTGGAGCGAAGCGAATCACGCGCGAAGGACGTGCGTGAACGCATCGCCGCCGTGCGCGACGTCTCGAAGGACCTCTTCAAGGAGTGGCAGGGCGAGCTCGGGAAGTACGCGGACCGGGCGCTGCGTGCAGAGAGCGAGCGGGAACTGCGGGACACGCGTCAGCGCACTGACGCGCTCATCGCGTCGATGGAGCGCGTGGAGACGCGCATCGATCCGGTGCTCGTGCCGCTGCGCGACCGCGTGCTCTTCCTCAAGCACAACCTCAACGCGCGTGCGCTCGGGTCGCTCACGAAGGAGCTGACGGCGATCTCGGGCAACGTCGACGCGCTCGTGGCCGACATGCAGCGCGCCATCGCCGACGCCGACGCGTACCTGAAGACGATGGAGCCCTCGTCCTGA
- a CDS encoding SDR family oxidoreductase has product MHVFDLFRLDGRRALVTGASRGLGREMALALAEAGADVAITGRTAETLARTADEIRSRGRQAWTYEVDMGVPEACEAACATILDAIGPIDILINNVGNRVASGPIQDEPLSTWQRSIDLNLMSVVVPTRVFATAMLAAAKPGRIINIASISGLIANRGIGGRDYETMKAAVVHFTKCAAADWAPHGITVNAICPGLFMTDVNREWNERRPDVIEAFVRNVPMGRAGEPPEIGPLAVYLASPASTYVTGAAIVIDGGYTAW; this is encoded by the coding sequence GTGCACGTATTCGACTTGTTCCGACTGGATGGACGGCGCGCCCTGGTGACGGGCGCGAGCCGCGGGCTTGGGCGGGAGATGGCGCTGGCGTTGGCCGAAGCCGGGGCCGACGTGGCGATCACCGGACGAACGGCGGAGACGCTCGCCCGGACGGCCGACGAGATCAGGTCGCGTGGGCGGCAGGCGTGGACCTACGAGGTCGACATGGGCGTGCCAGAGGCCTGCGAGGCGGCGTGCGCCACGATCCTCGACGCCATCGGGCCGATCGACATCCTGATCAACAACGTCGGCAACCGCGTGGCGAGCGGGCCGATCCAGGACGAGCCTCTGTCGACGTGGCAGCGCTCGATCGACCTCAATCTCATGAGCGTCGTGGTGCCGACGCGCGTGTTCGCGACGGCGATGCTCGCGGCGGCAAAGCCCGGGCGCATCATCAACATCGCGTCGATCAGCGGACTCATCGCCAACCGCGGCATCGGCGGGCGCGACTACGAGACGATGAAGGCCGCCGTCGTCCACTTCACCAAGTGCGCAGCGGCCGACTGGGCGCCGCACGGCATCACGGTGAACGCCATCTGTCCCGGCCTGTTCATGACCGACGTGAACCGCGAGTGGAACGAGCGCCGGCCAGACGTGATCGAGGCCTTCGTGCGCAACGTGCCGATGGGTCGCGCGGGTGAACCGCCGGAGATCGGCCCGCTGGCCGTCTATCTGGCGAGTCCCGCGTCCACCTACGTCACCGGCGCGGCGATCGTGATCGACGGCGGCTACACCGCGTGGTGA